TGGCGGAATACGCGGACGTGCTGCAGATCGGCGCGCGCAACATGCAGAACTTCTCGCTGCTTTCCGAGGTGGGGCGGGTGCAGCGCCCGGTGCTGCTCAAGCGTGGCATGAGCGCCACCATCAAGGAGTTCCTGATGGCGGCCGAGTACGTGATGGCGCAGGGCAACCGCGACGTGATCCTGTGCGAGCGCGGCATCCGCACCTACGAGACGGCCACGCGCAACACGCTCGACATCGCGGCCATCCCTGTGCTCAAGGCCGAGACGCACCTGCCGGTGATGGTGGACCCCAGCCATGCCGGCGGCCGGGCCGACCTGGTGGCGCCGCTCTCCTTCGCCGCCATCGCCGCGGGGGCAGACGGGCTGGTCGTGGAGGTGCACCCGACGCCCGAGACGGCCCTGTCCGACGGAGACCAGTCGCTGACGCTGCAGAACTTCGAGAAGCTGATGCGGCAGATCCGGCCGTTCGCCGAGGCCGCGGGCCGCACCGTGGCCGGCCCGCGCACCGGCCTGCGGGTGGAGGCGGCATGAGCGCGTCCACGGAATCCGACTGGTCGCCCAAGGCCGAGCTGGACCGCCTTCGCGACGAAATCGTGGAGGTGGACCGCGCTATCGTGGGGCTGATCGCGCAGCGGGTGGAGCTGGCGCGGCGGGTGGGCCCGCTGAAGCGCGAGCTGGGGATGCCCACGCTCGATCCGCCCCGCGAGGCCGCCATCGTCCGCCGCGCCGGCGCCCTGGCCCGTGAAGCCGGACTGGTGGAAGACGACGTGCGCTACATCTTCTGGCACCTGGTGGGCCTCAGCCGCCGCGTGCAGCTGGAGCAGGAATGATCGAGTCCGCCGCCATCATCGGCCTGGGCCTGATCGGCGGCTCGCTGGCCCGCGACCTGGCGGCAAAGGGCGTCCGCGTGTTCGCGGGCGGCCGTGACGAGGCGGCGGTGCGGGCGGCGGCGGAGCAGGGGATTGCCCGGCCGCTGACGTGGAACGAGCCGGTGGACGTGGTCGTGCTCGCGGTTCCCGTCGTCGCCGCGCGCGAGCTGCTGCGGGAATTGGTGGGCCGGATGGAGGGCGTGCGGCTGATCACCGACGTGGGAAGCACCAAGCGGTCGATCGTGGACGCGGCGGAGCAGATGGGGATCGGCGATCGTTTCGTGGGATCGCACCCGCTGGCCGGCGATCACCGGAGCGGATGGGATGCGTCGCGCACCGGCCTGTTCGAGGGCGCTCGCGTGTACCTGTCGCCGACCCGATCCACCGAGGCCGATGCCTTGGAACTCGCACGCGAGCTGTGGACGATGATCGGCGCCGTGCCGGAGGTGATGGAGGCGGCCGAGCACGACCGGCGCCTCGCCTGGGCCAGCCACCTGCCCCAGGCCGCCTCGACCGCGCTGGCACGCGCGCTGGCGGAAGCGGGCATCGCGCGATCCGATCTCGGCTGCGGAGGCCGCGACGTAACGCGCGTGGCCGGCAGCTCGCCCGAGATGTGGGCCGACATCCTGGCGGACAACGCCGACGAGGTTCTTCCCGCGCTCGACGCGCTAGAATTGGAGTTGCGCGCCCTCCGCCGGGCCGTCGCGAGCGGCGACCGCGACCTGCTGCGGCAGCTTCTGGCGAGCGGACGGAACTGGCACGGCGAGCAACCGTGATGGCGCGCATCATGAAGTGAGCGCGCTAACGCGTTGCCGGCGAACATGATCGCACACGGGGGGACGATAGTGACTCGGGCAGCATCTCGCACGCTCGCGCAGACCCGCCGGCTTATCGGCACCGCCCTGCTCCTGGTGCTGGGGGCCTGCGGCGGAGACGTGGGCCTGGACGAGGAGGCGGAACTCGGCGCCGAGTACGCGGCCCAGGTCAAGGCCGAGATGCCGCTGATCACCGATCCCGCAGCCGTCGCCACCCTGAACCGGATGGGCGACGAGCTCGTCGCGCGCGCCGACTCCACCGGGCGCGAGTACACCTTCTACCTGGTGGATTCGCCCGAGGTGAACGCCTTCGCCATCCCGGG
This genomic interval from Longimicrobium sp. contains the following:
- the aroF gene encoding 3-deoxy-7-phosphoheptulonate synthase, with translation MIIVTRPNVTDAEVDHIRERVETLGMRTHLSRGEHRTIIGCIGDETLLHEAALLSIAGVESVHPVLKPYKLASHEFSAGPSIVRVGDAAEVGGRALAIIAGPCSVEGRDMLRETARSVAASGAGMLRGGAFKPRSSPYAFQGLGEAGLKMLAEVRAETGLPIVTEVMDTRQVELVAEYADVLQIGARNMQNFSLLSEVGRVQRPVLLKRGMSATIKEFLMAAEYVMAQGNRDVILCERGIRTYETATRNTLDIAAIPVLKAETHLPVMVDPSHAGGRADLVAPLSFAAIAAGADGLVVEVHPTPETALSDGDQSLTLQNFEKLMRQIRPFAEAAGRTVAGPRTGLRVEAA
- a CDS encoding chorismate mutase yields the protein MSASTESDWSPKAELDRLRDEIVEVDRAIVGLIAQRVELARRVGPLKRELGMPTLDPPREAAIVRRAGALAREAGLVEDDVRYIFWHLVGLSRRVQLEQE
- a CDS encoding prephenate dehydrogenase, whose protein sequence is MIESAAIIGLGLIGGSLARDLAAKGVRVFAGGRDEAAVRAAAEQGIARPLTWNEPVDVVVLAVPVVAARELLRELVGRMEGVRLITDVGSTKRSIVDAAEQMGIGDRFVGSHPLAGDHRSGWDASRTGLFEGARVYLSPTRSTEADALELARELWTMIGAVPEVMEAAEHDRRLAWASHLPQAASTALARALAEAGIARSDLGCGGRDVTRVAGSSPEMWADILADNADEVLPALDALELELRALRRAVASGDRDLLRQLLASGRNWHGEQP